The Echinicola rosea genome has a segment encoding these proteins:
- a CDS encoding HAD family hydrolase: MKIDKNVDFFVFDLGGVIIDLDIPFTLNQLGIPPKTNDDSPSVDFMAHPIHHAFEKGEISAVNFRDEIRKTFRKEWSDQEIDNIWNGMLKSIPLQKINLLKELRKTHPVFMLSNTNSIHFKKVEEILLADTGEKRFSDLFDHLFLSHEMGYRKPDVIIYEKVLEKIGIPAEKGVFFDDTAPNLIGAEKIGLRTVHINHPNALMDYFTDVH; the protein is encoded by the coding sequence ATGAAAATAGATAAAAACGTCGATTTTTTTGTATTTGATCTTGGAGGTGTCATCATTGACTTGGACATCCCCTTTACTCTCAACCAATTAGGAATACCACCCAAAACGAATGACGACTCGCCATCTGTTGATTTTATGGCTCATCCTATACATCATGCTTTCGAAAAGGGCGAAATAAGTGCGGTTAACTTTAGGGATGAAATTAGAAAGACGTTTCGAAAAGAATGGTCCGACCAAGAAATAGACAACATCTGGAACGGCATGCTTAAAAGTATTCCCCTACAGAAAATAAACCTTCTTAAGGAGCTTCGGAAAACACACCCTGTCTTTATGCTTTCCAATACCAACAGCATCCACTTCAAAAAAGTAGAGGAAATTCTCTTGGCCGATACCGGTGAAAAGCGTTTTTCGGACCTTTTTGATCACTTGTTTTTGAGTCACGAAATGGGGTACCGAAAACCAGATGTTATTATTTATGAAAAAGTACTGGAAAAAATAGGCATCCCAGCAGAAAAAGGCGTATTTTTCGATGATACAGCACCTAATCTGATAGGTGCTGAAAAGATAGGGCTACGTACAGTCCATATCAATCACCCTAATGCGCTAATGGATTACTTCACGGATGTACACTAA
- a CDS encoding helix-turn-helix transcriptional regulator produces the protein MDLKFEDLPTAIAQLIEQNKLILESIQGAELTNQSSGQILTLNKICELLELKKQTVYSYVSKGLIPYYKKAGKLYFIRDEITEWITSKPAKSKLKGVRYHQNGRLRDREFKKI, from the coding sequence ATGGACTTAAAATTTGAAGACCTTCCAACGGCTATTGCCCAACTTATAGAACAAAATAAGCTTATTTTAGAGTCCATTCAAGGCGCAGAATTGACAAACCAGAGCAGTGGTCAGATTCTTACACTTAACAAAATCTGCGAGCTCCTAGAGCTTAAAAAACAGACCGTCTATAGCTATGTATCTAAAGGACTAATTCCTTACTACAAGAAAGCCGGAAAGCTATATTTCATCAGAGATGAAATCACAGAGTGGATCACTTCCAAACCAGCTAAATCCAAGCTAAAAGGAGTACGATATCACCAAAATGGTCGTCTCAGGGACAGGGAATTCAAGAAAATTTAA